ACAATTTTCTTAAAGAAACTTAGTAAAGATTGAGTAACATTTTATGGGTCACCCACCCGTTCGAAAAAATACTTATGCAGCTTATTGCACATTTACATGCTTCACTGTTGGAAAAGCAGAGCTTTTCTGTTGCCTATGTAAGCCAAGTGGGGCGAATACAAGATCATTTCAAATGAGGCAAAGAGTGATGTTGCCACTTATGCTAGTACAACATCAGCACCATTATCTACGCCTTGCaatggttgctgctgctgttgaagCAACCTAGCTTCGAAGCCCTCCAAGTATTCTCTACTATTGATCTCTGTCAACCTGCAAAAGCACAGAAGCATAACAGACAGCATCAGTTGTATTGACATGGCAGGCAGAGCACTAATATGAAATCTGCAGCCTGCAGGAAACTTAAAAATGCACCCATTTCCGGTTACCTGCTAATAGTACGATCCTTGGCAAATCCAAGCTCGTTATCCACACATAGGTCGGGATCATCGCTTTTCTGTGAGCGTGATGACCTTGGTGAAACCTTGTGTGCTTCAGCAACAGTCACGATATTCTCAAACAGTTCTATTGGCCCAGCCTCTGCTGTACACAACAGCCTTGCTTTGTTCTCATACATAACCTGAGAAATCATCATTATTTGGAGATAAGCAAAACGTAGGCTGCAGTGCGCAAAATCTATCACCGGAGttttttcagaattcagattgAGGGGAAATGCATTTCTGTTGTTTACATTTGAGTATAACTTCTAACTATGACGGACCACTGCATATAATCGGATTAAATGCTGAGTTTTATGGATGAATTTGAACATAATAAGTGGAATGTAACAAGGATTATACATCAACCAGTGTGACAAACCGATAAGCTGTTGTTCTGTTACTAGATCCAAACTTTGGAACACCATCGAGTGCCAGGGTGTGAAATTTTTCTGCACAGCAATGATTGGGTATCAGCAAGGTTATGTCGAGTAAATTTCAGAATCCAAATACTAGAAATTACATTGCAGCAATATACTTACTGAAGAGTCCAAAATAATCTGCTGCACCTAAAGGTCTGTCACAAAGATCTTCAAATGGAAAATATGCACAACCATTTGCTCCCAGGGGAACCTGCAAAGTCATGGTTAAGTAGTAATAACAAAAATGTGTTCTAAAGAGCAGCTTTTGGGTACTTCTACCAGACTTGTAATTTCCTTCCCATAATTATTTCAACAGTTTGTGGGCTGGGTTCCTCATCTCCAATTAAAGATTGGAGCTTCTGTTTCAGAAGCGTACTATAATGTTTGCCAACAAAATAGAAACCTTGCTCAGCCTGCTCAGACATCAGTTCAAAGATGTGAAAAAAGGAAATGGGCAGAAGAAACCAAATTGACACTACTAGCTAGCAGAAATTGGTCACATACAGAACCCAACTGACGATAGTCCACTGCAGATCCAATGGGATGCGCAATGCACCTTTCCTACAATGGTCCATAAAAGTAAACAAAACCATACTAGCATATTGAACTTCTACTGATAGCCCAGAGAAATAAATAAATCCAAAACAACTCACTTTCAAGGTGTCAATGAAAGGCAAGAAAAGATCCCGCTGTAAGCCACCTTCATAAAGCTTATCTGGAGCGCGGTTAGAAGTCGAAACAAGAATCTGAGCACAAGAGATGCAAATAAATCCATGTCAAAAGTTGATGTATTGTATAGATAACCTAAGAATTTTAGCCACTCCAGAAAGTGGAAGAAAATGGTAGCCACGTACAACGCCTTTACTGAACAATTGGCTGAACAGCCGGTTTAGAATCATAGCATCAGCAACATCNNNNNNNNNNNNNNNNNNNNNNNNNNNNNNNNNNNNNNNNNNNNNNNNNNNNNNNNNNNNNNNNNNNNNNNNNNNNNNNNNNNNNNNNNNNNNNNNNNNNGGGATCAACAATAAAAGGTAAAGGATAATTTCTAGCTAGAACAAGCTACTCCTACAACAGGGGATTCCCATAGCTAATTTAAGGATAGATATGGACTCAGTGCAAGTAAAAGTTAGAGAATGCAAAAGTTACCGACGGAAAGAGGAGGGAGACCAAAGAATGATGATCAAAAAGTCAAAGCTTCATTTTTTCTAAGGGATAAATTTGAAGAGGGATCGAACACCGGCGTTATTTTGGACTTAGCCTATACTTGAGGGTAGTAAATTAGACTTTTTTCAATACCATAAACTCATCAAGACACAATATGATGGCCTCATCTGAAATCTCGGCTGCTACAACATCAAGGGGATCTGAAACACCTTTATGCATCTGAATAAGTGCATATAGATAATTGCAATAACAAATGTTATCATACATTCCTGAAGATTGTAACTAGACACTTATGAAGGCAATTGCACATATATAAACCAATTACCTGAAGACGACTATGTACATTCAACATGAAATCGTGAAAGTGAATACGTTTTTTTCTCCAATTAGATGGCCTGCCAAGACACAACAACATTAACATTTAAATAAAAATTACATGGAAACTTTGTTATTACAAGATTAGTTGGAACAAATTATCTTGCTGAATGCATATACAATACAAGGAAGATATATCAGCATTTCATTTCAATGTGAACAAACACAGTGCCTAATGGGTCCACTACCTCAGTGCCTAATGCAACTCACAGTGTTCAATTTCTGATTACAAGTTTATTTCTTATATATGGTTTGTGCTACCTATACTGACATAACTCAAGATAGTTTATATGTGAACAAACATGTTTGATGTATATCTGTATGAACAAAATTATTGGCTATCAATATAATTATCTAACATGTTTCTCCTTAGCACATAAATATCTTATCTTTGTGACTGTTTACATAGCACCCACTGGCATAGTATTACTGTATTACAGGCAAAGTTGCAACTGTCATACTGCTAAATTCCTATAGCTCGTCACAGATAAGAATGTCAAAGGTATCAAGTTTTCAGAGAAAGTCAACTATCCATTTTAAGAAAATTTCAATGTTAGGTGATAATATTACAACAAACAGTTGGAAAATTCATGAATAAGGAAGCCATTTTCCTTCTGCTAGACTGAACAATTTCAACACAATGCGAGACATTTATACTAATGcatttgttgtttttatcaTGTACTGTAATTCACAATTGCACAAGATCTAAAAGGAATGACAAGGAAAAAAACCAACCCTTAGGATCTGAATAGTTGTCATAAAAGTTGCGATACATAATCACTAAGACTGATGTACCAGAAGAGAGATTAATATATTCACAAATTGCTTAGTAATGGACTGCTGAGGAAGTTTTAGTGCAATTTTAGCAGTATTTACACAATGATGATTCCTAACACCATTACCATAAAGTGGTGTGAAGGAAATCTTGTCCTGAACGGATATACTTACAGTTGTTCATAGAACAGGTCCATAAGCATGGTCTTCCCTGTACCAACACCACCATACAGGTACAGCCCTTTAACTGGAGCATAGGTAGAAGGCTGAGCAATGAGGCGGGACCATAGCCATCGACTCCTTCAACATAAAGGCTAATGTTAACATAATGCGCTATATACAAAACATGTCACCTCAGCAAAGTGCTCTTACCGTCCTGATTTCTCAGATGACTTGTATCTATCCAGCTGGCAGTCTTCTTCATTCTCAATTAACTCCTCATAGAGCCTTTGTAATTGTTGAATTGTGTCAACCTGTATGAACCAGCAAAAAGGTGGGAACACTTTTTACCAAGGCATTGTAGGAAACTATCCAAGAAATGAGCCTTTTAGCCAAGGGCCAGAGCAATACCTGAAAGCTATCGCCATCTACAAGCTCTCCTGATGCTATTCTCCTCTCATATTCCACCATGGGACCACCTCTTCCAATATCTATCAATTGTTTAATAATGTATGTAATTAAGTTGATTCAAATGGCCCCAAAGAGAACATAGAAGGCACCACATATAAAGAGAAATGAGAAATTGACCTTTGATCGAATCAGCCGCTACAGTGGAGAGCATGGACCTCATTAGATCCACACTTGGACTTGCAAATCGGGTAATTTCACCACTACGACATAGTGTTCTCAGTGAACGGGATGTCGAACTGTGCATGATCAAAGCATTCTGCTGCCTGATCAATCTGGTTGTTGATGAGTGGCTCTCTGCATGGTGCTGGGTGAAACGGCGGAGCTGCCGCAACGACCGAACTACTGATCTCATCTTCCACTATGTCTTTATTTTTTCCACTTTCTAGACAAACACCACACGAAAGTTATGGAACCTACAAATGCAGCAGACCAagaatatattaaaaaataacacATAGGGTACTCCTAAGAGTAGCATATTACCGACCATGTGACGAAACAAGAAACAATCATGTGGGATAGTCAAGGAAACATCAAAAGTAAGCAAATAAGTTAAATAAATGGGACGGAAGCATGTGACATGGAATCTACCATCATAAAAGATAATcaggaagggggggggggggggggggggggttttggaaaaaaaccaaaattttttttctttttttcgctTTTAAAAATTTTCGGGTTACAAAAATAACAACCCATTGGGGtacttgacaaaaaaaaaaaccataaaTTTCGGGCCCCCTTAAATTGTTCCATTTTTCGCTTTTTCCCAAAAAACCCCAAATTTCTTTTAACCCNNNNNNNNNNNNNNNNNNNNNNNNNNNNNNNNNNNNNNNNNNNNNNNNNNNNNNNNNNNNNNNNNNNNNNNNNNNNNNNNNNNNNNNNNNNNNNNNNNNNAACGAACAGAGAAAGCAACAATcagcaagaaaaacaacaggcGTACAAGACACAGGCACACACAGCATGCGTGCCGCACACGAGGCCTCCGTCTCTCCCGGCTCGTCGCGATTGCATCCGCTCGCAAGATCAGGCAGTTTGTTGGTATATTTTGAAACGCAAAAACTAGAGATCCCTCCCGATTTGGAGAAGACGAGGAAGCCTGAAGGAATCGGATGACAAAAagggaaagagagagggagtaaCAAGGTGTTGAAGGAAGTAACCCGGCGCACCTCCTTTGGCGATCTCCTTCGTCTCCGGCGGGTGgtgggcggcgaggccggcgacgatggcaccggcggccgggtggtggaggaggccggttgAGAAGGGCCGGTGGCGGGACGCCTTGTACCTGTAGTGGTTAGCGGTGGCGGGGGTTGTCGGCGGCCGGGCAAGCTGCCGGGGAAGGCGGGGGATCTCGGATCCGAacgaggggaaggggaggggaggggagagaggagggcgGTGCTCGCCGGAGTCGTTCGACGCCGGTGAGGGGGGCGCAGGGGCAGCGAACGGATAAATGCGGGGTGAGGCTCTCGGTCGAAGGCTACCTGGAGACTGCTTTCCTGTAGCCGCCTCCGTTTTGAAATGTTATTGCGACAATGCTATACATGGCATTTGTATTCCATCTATAATAATGCTGTCATATTTTTAAAGATTTTGAAACAGACAAACTCGTATCCCAATGCATATAACCGGTAACGTGTGACAACAAGGTGTAACGATTCACGGTTGTATTGAGGGCACGTTCAAATAAATAGTGAATAGCGGGTTGGTAGCGGATTAATCGTTGAGGTAGCGGATTATGAATAGCGGATGATAAGTTCCAATAACGACACCTAATAATCTCATGTACttttaattatatatatgtcATGAATAATAAGTATAAATAGATATTTAATTGCATGCAAACAATGCTTAAATTAAGAAAACAAACATAGCCTTCTAGTATTCCACACATTAAATCATCATATATAGTTTGCACTATAAAATAATTCACAAGACTATCATTCGTTGTCATCGTCAGAAGCAACATCATTGGCCTCATGATCATTTTGCAAATTCTGTATCAATGTTTATAAATCAAAAAATCTTGCAAAGGTAAGTAAGAAAGTAATTTGCAAAATAGATGTGTCAGTAAGACAATATGTGCAATAATTTGAAGTAATTACCTTGGCCACTCGCCCCGCTCCCCAACTTCACAACGGCGTGGTGCTGTCCATTGTCCACCCGTTGGCCGCTCGCCCGCTCCCCAACTTCACGACGGCGATGTGGGCATGTGAGCCACTGTCCAAGTTTGATTCGTGCTCGAAGTCAAGGAGCGACTCGAGCAATACTTGGTGTGCCACCCTGCCTgtaccggtctgaccagtttggCCTGGGCAGCGCCGCTGAGTGTGTTGAAGTTTTATATATTGGTCAACTCGCCTATTCAACccccctctaggcgacatcTCGATCCTTTCAACTTGAACCTTAGAGTAAAATTGAGGGACCAAactttatttttctaaaaacaTAAGAATCAAAAGAACCCAAAACCACCTGTACTGTCATACGTTGCAACTAATGGAACTGTCACACGTTGCAACTAATCCATGCTTGCAGTGAGTATAAAACTCCACAGCTCCACTACTTCATGGTCAGCCTCCTTGAAACTAGTATAAGAACAAGATATATATGGAATGGTGTGCAATTTGTTGATAAGTTGTTGACGTCCAAAGGTGGCAAGACTGGGAGAATCTGATCGGACCGGGACCGAtctcccaaccggtcagaccggtttagAGAAAGTTCCCAAagtgcaaattggacttcaccatggcGTAACTCTCGTCAAGATGATCGAAATGCATATATGGAATGTCCGATTTGGACTTCGGATAAGAGAGTTATGCCATCGGGAAGATCAGCACCCTGTGCAGACAGGTGAGACCGGCTGAccccaccggtcagaccggttggatTAAAGTGCTCCAAATGAacattggacttcaccattgcgtaGATCTAGTTGAGTAGATCAAGattcatatatagaacatctgatttggagttcggatgagggaGATACGACCTTTGCAAGATTTGCacccggtcagaccggttgcctaggctggtctgaccggtctggctCTGTGTAATCCGAGTAGGAGTTGTAATTTAGCATGATTTGTATTAGGATTTCGACTCCTGCATGGGGAAGACcttccctccctataaatatgaaGGGATTCAGCCGATTGAGGACACAGAacccaatcgacaaaatcaatctactattttgcatcttttcctttattcttttgccctagcttttccaatctACTACTTGATATTCTTCCTTCAGCTCGACGACGTTTGAAGACGTTCTGATGGCTGCCGACCCTAGAACAACCCAACGTGTACCTGCcctgacggggtccctcccgggtGAGCGTTCGTCGGTCTACCATCAACCTGCCCGACatccggtcagaccggtccctGTAACCAGTCAGACCGGCCTGCGCCGAGGTGCTGCAGCGAGCCCCTCCGCGCGCCGCACGGTCGTGTGCGTTCGTGTGTTAGCCAAAAAAAGGTCAACATAAGTGAAGAGGAAACAATGTTCAAGGAAATAATAGCTGAGATTTGGAATGGAAGGAATCGGGATAAATTCTGAGACCAGCCCCAGTAAGTAATGTAATCATCATCGAAATTTCTATCACCCTGCACGTGAAGATGCCTCTAATTATGTAATTTAATGCCATTTTCTACCGTATCGTCAGCATGCCATGCAGGTACAAGCAAGATGTGTAAATTAAAAAGCTTGAGCTCGTTTCATCGACCATGCACGATACTAAGTGTGCAAAGTGCAATGAAGCTGCACTATTTGGCATAGAACAGTAAAATACTTACTAATTCGCATGCAGTTTGATTATTTTGAATACAGCCCCAACCTACTCATGTCGTCACGTTTTTTGCAGCAGCAACTGCATATTTCCAACTCAATGCATGTCTGCAGGGTTGACCGTATTTGGGCTAGCTTCACATTACAGTGGGTTATCTTGTCTTGCGTAAGAGGTTTTAGTAAATGGTGACATGGACTTGCTACTCCGCTCCGAACAGTAGTACTGGCACTGCCGGCATGATTTGACATCTTAAGACGATGATTCGAAATTTGAAACAAAGAGGAGAACCAGCGTCTCACAGCAAAGTCCACCAATTTTAGAAAACCAGTACGTGTGTAATGGTATCAGTACCAGATGAGGGAGAGCCCCTTGCTATCAGAGAAACTCCTATCCAGAAGACACCTAGCTAGCTAACGCAGTACATCTTCATTTGTTATCAATAACTGCCGTCCGCTCCCCACTATACTTATAATCACCCGATCGGCCTCCTTTACACATATACAACTTCCGCCCACCCATCAGCCCAGCTCCCCTTACTGTATGTGTGACTATATACCACAACTGCCATGCTCGTGTTTGGGGTTAGTATGAGCCTGAATAATGAGGAGATTTGAGAATGGAGGGCATCGGGACAAATTCTGACACGTGACACCAACGCAAGAGGAGACGATGGATCGGAGGCGTTGCCGAACAAGTCGAAGGTGTTGCCGAACAGGATGGTTAAGGGTAGTACTTGCGCAAGCTGTCCACGTTCCATGAGTGTGGTAGCTCCGCGCTGAGCTGATCTGCTACCGCATTGAGCTGATCTGCGAGATGGAAGGATCTTGGTCTATTGCTCCGTGTGACAATATATGGTTCCCAAGCTTCCTGCAATTTTCCGAtaatttttcaattttttctcTTCTTGGCGATGAGGTCACCCACCTTAATTTCTTTGTGAATCACTTTTTAGTCCCTCTACCTTCCTGTTTTTTTATTGGTACTTGTTAAGATTTTTTGTTGCCTGTAATATATCGAGCTCTATTATATCCTTTTCAACTTTTTGAGTTAGCCTCGAGTTTTTTCactctttttttatttggtcaAGTGTTATTGCCTCGGAGCTGAAAAGTAGgtgaaaaggtgtgaaacctgTGGCCCTTGACGTTGAGCTATCAAGGATGGAGGGGGCAGCACTGCGCTTGATCGGAGAGCTTGGATGTCGCGGGCCTGATACAAGAAGGATGGTCG
This sequence is a window from Setaria italica strain Yugu1 chromosome III, Setaria_italica_v2.0, whole genome shotgun sequence. Protein-coding genes within it:
- the LOC101783087 gene encoding AFG1-like ATPase isoform X2 — protein: MRSVVRSLRQLRRFTQHHAESHSSTTRLIRQQNALIMHSSTSRSLRTLCRSGEITRFASPSVDLMRSMLSTVAADSIKDIGRGGPMVEYERRIASGELVDGDSFQVDTIQQLQRLYEELIENEEDCQLDRYKSSEKSGRSRWLWSRLIAQPSTYAPVKGLYLYGGVGTGKTMLMDLFYEQLPSNWRKKRIHFHDFMLNVHSRLQMHKGVSDPLDVVAAEISDEAIILCLDEFMVXDVADAMILNRLFSQLFSKGVILVSTSNRAPDKLYEGGLQRDLFLPFIDTLKERCIAHPIGSAVDYRQLGSAEQGFYFVGKHYSTLLKQKLQSLIGDEEPSPQTVEIIMGRKLQVPLGANGCAYFPFEDLCDRPLGAADYFGLFKKFHTLALDGVPKFGSSNRTTAYRFVTLVDVMYENKARLLCTAEAGPIELFENIVTVAEAHKVSPRSSRSQKSDDPDLCVDNELGFAKDRTISRLTEINSREYLEGFEARLLQQQQQPLQGVDNGADVVLA
- the LOC101783087 gene encoding AFG1-like ATPase isoform X1 — its product is MRSVVRSLRQLRRFTQHHAESHSSTTRLIRQQNALIMHSSTSRSLRTLCRSGEITRFASPSVDLMRSMLSTVAADSIKDIGRGGPMVEYERRIASGELVDGDSFQVDTIQQLQRLYEELIENEEDCQLDRYKSSEKSGRSRWLWSRLIAQPSTYAPVKGLYLYGGVGTGKTMLMDLFYEQLPSNWRKKRIHFHDFMLNVHSRLQVIDVADAMILNRLFSQLFSKGVILVSTSNRAPDKLYEGGLQRDLFLPFIDTLKERCIAHPIGSAVDYRQLGSAEQGFYFVGKHYSTLLKQKLQSLIGDEEPSPQTVEIIMGRKLQVPLGANGCAYFPFEDLCDRPLGAADYFGLFKKFHTLALDGVPKFGSSNRTTAYRFVTLVDVMYENKARLLCTAEAGPIELFENIVTVAEAHKVSPRSSRSQKSDDPDLCVDNELGFAKDRTISRLTEINSREYLEGFEARLLQQQQQPLQGVDNGADVVLA